The Rhinoderma darwinii isolate aRhiDar2 chromosome 8, aRhiDar2.hap1, whole genome shotgun sequence genome has a window encoding:
- the BCKDHA gene encoding 2-oxoisovalerate dehydrogenase subunit alpha, mitochondrial, with amino-acid sequence MAALRTLLRVRAAAGWRVTGGRQATRARSEFTSLEEKPQFPGASANFVDSLEFIEPNVLSGIPIYRVMDRQGQIINPSEDPNIPKVEVLKFYHTMTLLNTMDRILYESQRQGRISFYMTNYGEEGTHVGSAAALKDTDLVFGQYREAGVLMYRGYPLDLFMSQCYGNASDPGKGRQMPVHYGCKDLNFVTISSPLATQIPQAVGAAYAMKRENADRAVICYFGEGAASEGDAHAAFNFSATLECPVLFFCRNNGYAISTPTSEQYRGDGIAARGPGYGIMSIRVDGNDVFAVYNAVKEARRRAVAENQPFLIEAMTYRIGHHSTSDDSSAYRSVDEVNYWDKQDHPISRLRHYMLHKGWWDEEQEKIWRKKSRKMVMEAFEEAERKRKPSIKHMFTDVYSEMPPHLKKQEESLQKHLKVYGEHYPMDNFEQ; translated from the exons ATGGCGGCGCTGAGGACGTTGTTGAGGGTCCGAGCTGCAGCTGGATGGAGAGTAACCGGGGGGAGACAG GCGACCCGCGCCCGCAGCGAGTTCACGTCACTGGAGGAAAAGCCTCAGTTCCCTGGAGCCTCCGCCAACTTTGTGGATTCACTGGAGTTCATCGAGCCCAATGTCCTCTCCGGGATCCCCATCTACAGGGTGATGGACCGTCAGGGGCAGATTATCAACCCCAGTGAAGACCCCAAT atccCTAAGGTGGAAGTCCTAAAGTTTTACCACACGATGACGCTACTGAACACCATGGATAGAATCCTGTACGAGTCTCAGAGACAA GGAAGAATATCTTTCTACATGACAAATTACGGAGAGGAGGGGACACATGTGGGCAGCGCCGCCGCCCTTAAAGACACAGACCTTGTATTTGGGCAGTATCGGGAGGCAG GAGTCCTGATGTACAGGGGATATCCTCTTGATCTGTTCATGTCGCAGTGCTATGGTAATGCCTCAGATCCTGGCAAAGGACGACAGATGCCCGTACACTATGGCTGTAAAGATCTGAACTTCGTGACTATTTCCTCACCATTAGCAACACAGATACCACAAG CGGTTGGTGCGGCCTATGCCATGAAACGAGAAAATGCGGACCGTGCCGTCATCTGCTATTTTGGTGAAGGCGCTGCAAGTGAAGGAGATGCCCACGCTGCTTTTAACTTTTCCGCCACATTGGAGTGTCCGGTGCTTTTCTTCTGCAGGAACAACGGATACGCCATATCTACCCCTACCTCTGAGCAGTACCGTGGGGATGGCATTG CTGCCCGGGGCCCTGGATACGGAATAATGTCAATCCGAGTTGATGGTAATGACGTCTTTGCCGTGTATAATGCTGTCAAAGAGGCAAGACGAAGAGCAGTGGCAGAGAACCAGCCTTTCCTCATAGAAGCCATGACATACAG GATCGGACACCACAGCACCAGCGATGACAGCTCTGCCTATCGCTCTGTAGATGAGGTCAATTACTGGGACAAACAGGACCATCCTATTTCTCGACTTCGTCACTACATGTTGCATAAAGGCTGGTGGGACGAGGAGCAGGAGAAAATATGGAGGAAGAAGTCACGGAAAATG GTTATGGAAGCCTTTGAAGAGGCAGAGCGTAAACGCAAGCCCAGTATCAAACACATGTTCACAGATGTCTACTCGGAGATGCCACCACATCTGAAGAAGCAGGAGGAGTCTCTGCAGAAACATCTAAAAGTTTACGGGGAACATTACCCCATGGACAACTTTGAACAATGA
- the LOC142659771 gene encoding N-acetyllactosaminide beta-1,3-N-acetylglucosaminyltransferase 2-like isoform X2, which translates to MESPAAKPMQRSAMVRCRKFSISVIALLALVFIKIFIDLTYAPLKISDPSSISPEPDRSSLTMLEPLQDDEKSTLAALQILAQNLRKLVPIAGAYWNIEQLQLLDLKRPWAWMCGKSTAQVKPPEPYPDLLLTFLTQDQCRNHRMIINQPDKCPFNRTFLLLAIKSSPQNFAQRQAVRDTWGAEKNYGGKYVRLVFLLGTVTVLDLSPLLEYENSRSHDLLQWDFADTFFNLTLKDQLFLGWARTYCAKASYILKGDDDVFVRTHNIVRVLSLLSSQRRHSLYMGHVVKLAKPYRDPRSKYYIPASFYMGMYPPYAGGGGYVFSGSLTPWLYLVSHFVFPYPIDDVYTGMCFMVLGVKPVGHPGFKTFNAPKKEKSSSCSEKNLLLVHQKSPQEILKMWGEEFKETPTQQC; encoded by the coding sequence CCCATGCAGCGTTCAGCCATGGTGAGATGCCGGAAGTTCAGTATCTCGGTCATCGCCCTTCTCGCTCTGGTTTTCATCAAAATTTTCATTGACTTGACTTACGCTCCTCTCAAAATCTCTGACCCATCATCTATTTCCCCAGAACCCGACAGGAGCTCATTGACCATGTTGGAGCCCTTACAAGATGACGAGAAGTCGACTTTAGCAGCCCTGCAAATCTTGGCACAGAACTTGAGAAAACTGGTGCCCATTGCTGGAGCCTATTGGAATATTGAGCAACTTCAGTTACTGGACTTAAAGAGGCCGTGGGCATGGATGTGCGGCAAATCCACGGCACAGGTAAAACCACCGGAGCCATATCCAGACCTCTTATTGACCTTTCTAACTCAGGACCAATGTCGAAACCATAGAATGATCATAAATCAGCCGGACAAATGTCCATTCAATAGGACTTTTCTTCTTCTGGCCATCAAGTCTTCTCCACAGAACTTTGCACAACGACAGGCGGTAAGGGACACGTGGGGGGCAGAGAAAAACTATGGTGGCAAGTATGTAAGATTAGTCTTCCTTCTGGGCACAGTGACCGTGCTCGACCTATCTCCCCTCTTGGAGTATGAGAACAGCCGTTCACATGACCTTCTTCAGTGGGACTTTGCAGACACCTTCTTCAACTTGACGCTGAAGGACCAGCTGTTTTTGGGGTGGGCGAGGACATATTGTGCTAAAGCCTCTTACATACTAAAAGGAGATGATGATGTCTTTGTCCGGACGCACAACATAGTCCGCGTTTTATCACTACTGAGCAGCCAAAGGCGTCACTCACTCTATATGGGACATGTTGTAAAGTTAGCCAAACCTTACAGAGACCCTCGCAGTAAATACTATATTCCTGCATCTTTCTATATGGGGATGTATCCACCCTATGCTGGAGGAGGGGGCTATGTGTTTTCTGGATCTCTCACCCCATGGCTTTACTTGGTGTCCCATTTTGTGTTCCCCTATCCAATTGATGATGTCTATACTGGAATGTGTTTTATGGTTCTGGGGGTGAAACCAGTTGGACACCCGGGATTTAAGACATTCAATGCGCCAAAAAAAGAGAAATCATCAAGCTGCTCTGAGAAAAATCTCCTTTTAGTACATCAAAAAAGCCCCCAAGAGATATTGAAGATGTGGGGGGAAGAGTTTAAGGAGACACCAACGCAGCAGTGCTGA
- the LOC142659771 gene encoding N-acetyllactosaminide beta-1,3-N-acetylglucosaminyltransferase 2-like isoform X3, which yields MLEPLQDDEKSTLAALQILAQNLRKLVPIAGAYWNIEQLQLLDLKRPWAWMCGKSTAQVKPPEPYPDLLLTFLTQDQCRNHRMIINQPDKCPFNRTFLLLAIKSSPQNFAQRQAVRDTWGAEKNYGGKYVRLVFLLGTVTVLDLSPLLEYENSRSHDLLQWDFADTFFNLTLKDQLFLGWARTYCAKASYILKGDDDVFVRTHNIVRVLSLLSSQRRHSLYMGHVVKLAKPYRDPRSKYYIPASFYMGMYPPYAGGGGYVFSGSLTPWLYLVSHFVFPYPIDDVYTGMCFMVLGVKPVGHPGFKTFNAPKKEKSSSCSEKNLLLVHQKSPQEILKMWGEEFKETPTQQC from the coding sequence ATGTTGGAGCCCTTACAAGATGACGAGAAGTCGACTTTAGCAGCCCTGCAAATCTTGGCACAGAACTTGAGAAAACTGGTGCCCATTGCTGGAGCCTATTGGAATATTGAGCAACTTCAGTTACTGGACTTAAAGAGGCCGTGGGCATGGATGTGCGGCAAATCCACGGCACAGGTAAAACCACCGGAGCCATATCCAGACCTCTTATTGACCTTTCTAACTCAGGACCAATGTCGAAACCATAGAATGATCATAAATCAGCCGGACAAATGTCCATTCAATAGGACTTTTCTTCTTCTGGCCATCAAGTCTTCTCCACAGAACTTTGCACAACGACAGGCGGTAAGGGACACGTGGGGGGCAGAGAAAAACTATGGTGGCAAGTATGTAAGATTAGTCTTCCTTCTGGGCACAGTGACCGTGCTCGACCTATCTCCCCTCTTGGAGTATGAGAACAGCCGTTCACATGACCTTCTTCAGTGGGACTTTGCAGACACCTTCTTCAACTTGACGCTGAAGGACCAGCTGTTTTTGGGGTGGGCGAGGACATATTGTGCTAAAGCCTCTTACATACTAAAAGGAGATGATGATGTCTTTGTCCGGACGCACAACATAGTCCGCGTTTTATCACTACTGAGCAGCCAAAGGCGTCACTCACTCTATATGGGACATGTTGTAAAGTTAGCCAAACCTTACAGAGACCCTCGCAGTAAATACTATATTCCTGCATCTTTCTATATGGGGATGTATCCACCCTATGCTGGAGGAGGGGGCTATGTGTTTTCTGGATCTCTCACCCCATGGCTTTACTTGGTGTCCCATTTTGTGTTCCCCTATCCAATTGATGATGTCTATACTGGAATGTGTTTTATGGTTCTGGGGGTGAAACCAGTTGGACACCCGGGATTTAAGACATTCAATGCGCCAAAAAAAGAGAAATCATCAAGCTGCTCTGAGAAAAATCTCCTTTTAGTACATCAAAAAAGCCCCCAAGAGATATTGAAGATGTGGGGGGAAGAGTTTAAGGAGACACCAACGCAGCAGTGCTGA
- the LOC142659771 gene encoding N-acetyllactosaminide beta-1,3-N-acetylglucosaminyltransferase 2-like isoform X1, giving the protein MLELSVPHLCKPMQRSAMVRCRKFSISVIALLALVFIKIFIDLTYAPLKISDPSSISPEPDRSSLTMLEPLQDDEKSTLAALQILAQNLRKLVPIAGAYWNIEQLQLLDLKRPWAWMCGKSTAQVKPPEPYPDLLLTFLTQDQCRNHRMIINQPDKCPFNRTFLLLAIKSSPQNFAQRQAVRDTWGAEKNYGGKYVRLVFLLGTVTVLDLSPLLEYENSRSHDLLQWDFADTFFNLTLKDQLFLGWARTYCAKASYILKGDDDVFVRTHNIVRVLSLLSSQRRHSLYMGHVVKLAKPYRDPRSKYYIPASFYMGMYPPYAGGGGYVFSGSLTPWLYLVSHFVFPYPIDDVYTGMCFMVLGVKPVGHPGFKTFNAPKKEKSSSCSEKNLLLVHQKSPQEILKMWGEEFKETPTQQC; this is encoded by the exons ATGCTGGAATTATCTGTGCCACATCTGTGTAAG CCCATGCAGCGTTCAGCCATGGTGAGATGCCGGAAGTTCAGTATCTCGGTCATCGCCCTTCTCGCTCTGGTTTTCATCAAAATTTTCATTGACTTGACTTACGCTCCTCTCAAAATCTCTGACCCATCATCTATTTCCCCAGAACCCGACAGGAGCTCATTGACCATGTTGGAGCCCTTACAAGATGACGAGAAGTCGACTTTAGCAGCCCTGCAAATCTTGGCACAGAACTTGAGAAAACTGGTGCCCATTGCTGGAGCCTATTGGAATATTGAGCAACTTCAGTTACTGGACTTAAAGAGGCCGTGGGCATGGATGTGCGGCAAATCCACGGCACAGGTAAAACCACCGGAGCCATATCCAGACCTCTTATTGACCTTTCTAACTCAGGACCAATGTCGAAACCATAGAATGATCATAAATCAGCCGGACAAATGTCCATTCAATAGGACTTTTCTTCTTCTGGCCATCAAGTCTTCTCCACAGAACTTTGCACAACGACAGGCGGTAAGGGACACGTGGGGGGCAGAGAAAAACTATGGTGGCAAGTATGTAAGATTAGTCTTCCTTCTGGGCACAGTGACCGTGCTCGACCTATCTCCCCTCTTGGAGTATGAGAACAGCCGTTCACATGACCTTCTTCAGTGGGACTTTGCAGACACCTTCTTCAACTTGACGCTGAAGGACCAGCTGTTTTTGGGGTGGGCGAGGACATATTGTGCTAAAGCCTCTTACATACTAAAAGGAGATGATGATGTCTTTGTCCGGACGCACAACATAGTCCGCGTTTTATCACTACTGAGCAGCCAAAGGCGTCACTCACTCTATATGGGACATGTTGTAAAGTTAGCCAAACCTTACAGAGACCCTCGCAGTAAATACTATATTCCTGCATCTTTCTATATGGGGATGTATCCACCCTATGCTGGAGGAGGGGGCTATGTGTTTTCTGGATCTCTCACCCCATGGCTTTACTTGGTGTCCCATTTTGTGTTCCCCTATCCAATTGATGATGTCTATACTGGAATGTGTTTTATGGTTCTGGGGGTGAAACCAGTTGGACACCCGGGATTTAAGACATTCAATGCGCCAAAAAAAGAGAAATCATCAAGCTGCTCTGAGAAAAATCTCCTTTTAGTACATCAAAAAAGCCCCCAAGAGATATTGAAGATGTGGGGGGAAGAGTTTAAGGAGACACCAACGCAGCAGTGCTGA